The segment GGTTTTGTTCAGCATTTCCAACGGTTTGTAGCCCACCAGAAGAAGTGGAAAATGAGAAACATAAATTTTTCATTTACGAGTGGTTCAAGAAAAATAGCTTTTGAAGTGTGTACAAGTAGTTTGATATTATCCACAAAATTCAGAAAGTTATCAACAAATGTGGATAAAGTCAGAAAACTCTAGTAATAAAGGGGGGTGCCAATTGGAGACGAAACAATTGCATGTGGATGAAAATGTGGATAATTCCGAAAATTATGCACAAGCTGTGGATGTATTAAATAAAAGTGGAGTTGTCGCATTCCCGACAGAAACGGTTTATGGTTTAGGTGCGGTTGCAACGGATGAAGAGGCAGTGAAGAAAATATTCGCGGCAAAAGGAAGACCATCTGATAATCCTTTAATTGTTCACATTGGGACGATTGAGGAATTGACATACTATACTTATGATATTCCAGAAGTTGCGAAAATATGCATGGAGCATTTCTGGCCAGGTCCTTTAACAATTGTAATGAAGGCGAAACCGGATATTTTAGCACCGAGTGTCACAGCTGGATTGCAAACAGTAGGGATTCGTATGCCGGATCATCCTGTTGCATTAAAGTTGCTTCAACAATTAAAGAAACCATTAGCTGCACCTAGTGCCAATCGTAGTGGTAAGCCAAGTCCTACAAAGGCAAGTCATGTGTATGAAGATTTAGCGGGGATCATTCCGTGCATTTTAGATGGTGGTATAACAGGAATTGGTGTGGAGTCAACTGTACTGGATGTTACGTTAGATTCACCAGTAATTTTACGTCCAGGCGGTGTGACAAAGGAAATGCTAGAACAAGTAATTGGACCTGTTTTAGAACCTGACTTTGAACAGCAACAAATCGAATCAACACCGAAAGCGCCAGGCATGAAATATACACACTATGCACCAGATGCACCGGTATTTTTAATTGAGCCAAATGAAGAAACTGTACAGCAAGCAATAACGCATCTGAAATTACAAGGACACCGTGTAGCGCTCCTTGCACCTGAAAATTTTAATAAGATAACGGTCGAATATTATTTTACATTTGGAAACGCTAATGAAATCGAGCAAATGAGTGCCGCGCTTTATGATGTATTACGCGCATGCGATAAAACGGATGCAACAGTCATTTTAGCGACGTCTACTACTCGAGAAGGTGTAGGAACAGCGATTATGAACCGACTCGAAAAAGCAGCAGGTGGAAATTGGTTTCAATTACAAAAACAATAATGACCTGGAAACACCCAGTAAAAGTTAGATGAGAATCTAGCTTATACTGGGTGTTTTTGTGTGGGGATAAGTCCAACTATGATTAATCGTTGGAAATGGTCGATAATTATGGAATGAAACGGATGAAACTACGAAAAGTAGCGGGTAGAATGGCTATTTAGATGGAGACTTACAAATAAATTCATGTAGTTATGGGGACTTGCATAAAATACAACAAACTTTTGTTAGAGGAGGAGGGAAGTGCAGGAAATTATTACAGGGGTGATCATGTCTTTTGATGTCGTTGCTCTCTATTTATTGACGACAAATGTACGCTCAAAATTTTTATTAGCACTTTGGACAGGGGCTCTCCATGCAATTTTCCCACTAATCGGATTCTATTTCGGTGAATTACTTTCAGGGATTTTTCTTGATTGGACAGGTCGAATTTCTTCTATATTATTATTCTTCGTTGGCTTACAACTACTTTTATCAGCAAAAAACAACGATGTTCCAGTAATACCGTTATATATTGTAGCAATATTAGCTAGTTTTGATACCTTTTCAGTTAGCTTATCTTTTGGTATGCTAAACTTACAGAAAGATGTTTTTATTATAAGTGCGGGAGTGGCTACATTTACCTTATCTTATGCTGCACTCCATTTCGCACAAAAGTCGAGCATATTAAAGAGCTATATTTTTAAAATGGCTGCTGGACTACTATTAATTGTATTGAGTGTTATGCTTTTGGAATGGTAAGAAGACGAGAAAGAAGCGGTGAAAATGAAAATTTACTTTATTTGTACAGGGAACACTTGTCGCAGTCCGATGGCAGAGGCGATATTAAAACATAAAAAGTTAAAAAACGTAGAAGTACGTTCTGCTGGTATTTATGCCCTTGAAGGTAGTCAAATGTCAGAAAACTCAAGTGTGATATTAGATCAAGAAAATCTGGCACATCAACATTCGGCACATCAGATTAATGGCGAGGATGTGGCGTGGGCAGATTTAATTTTAACGATGACGATAGGACATAAGGAAATGCTCATTCGAAATTTTGAGGGGGCCTATGAAAAAACTTATACGTTAAAAGAATACGCGACTCCGTATAGCGCCCGAGATGTTTTTGACCCATACGGAGGAGATGTAACACTATATAAACAAACATTTGAAGAATTAAAACAAGCGATTGATGAGCTAGAAGAAAAAATAGTAATGGGGGAAAAAAACGAATGAACTCACAAAGAAAAATGTTTAATTTGCGTCGGAAACTTGTGCTATTTGTAGGGATATTAGCGTTGGTTACATATTCAACAAGTTTTGTATTTATTGAATTTATTCAACCGATGTTCTTTAAATCGGTAAACAGTAGTCTATTTCAAATCATTACATATTCATTAGGGATTTTTTGGTCATGTGCTTTAGCGGCAATATTTAGTGTTATTCTTGTTCGTCCATTACAACGATTAGAGAAGAGCGCTAATTCTGTGGCAGAGGGCAAGATTGGAAAAGATGTTGAAATGCCAAAAACAAATGATGAGATTCGTAATGTAGCTGAAGCGTTTCAATTAATGGTGACAAATTTGCGTAAGATGGTAGAAGGTATTGAAGACAATTTCAAAAAAACGGATTCGACGATCGTTAATTTATCGGATCAAACGACTTCGGTAGCTCGAAACTCAGAACATATTACACATAATATTAGCCATATTTCAAGCGGTGCTGAGGCATCAGCAATTGCAATTCAAGAAACGGTAGAAGCACTTGAAGAAGTGCGTGAGTTGGCAACGGAAATTAACAATCGAGCAGTGGATTCTGCGGATCATTCGAAGCGAATTATTTCTAACTTGTCGAACACAACGGATGCAATACAAAGCACAGTAAATAGTATTCAAAAAATCGCGACAGATAATAAAAATGCGTTAGGTAATATTCATGAGCTTGAGAAAAATGCAGAACAAATTGAACGAATTATTGGTCTAGTAGGGGATATTGCAGGTCAGACAAACTTACTTGCATTGAATGCGTCGATTGAAGCGGCGAGAGCAGGGGAGCACGGAAAAGGCTTTGCTGTAGTAGCAGAAGAAGTTCGTGGATTAGCGGATGAAAGTGCTAAGGCGGTACAAGGGATTACAACATTAATTCAAACAATGCAGCAAAACGTTACAGTCGTAGTGAAACAAATGAATGAGCAAGTAGCATTCGCTGTGAATGAATCATCACGCGTATCCGAAACAACGGCTGCTGTGGAAGGGATGTCAAAAGGCATTTATGAAATGGCGGATGCCGTCGTGACAATTTCCCAATTAATCGATCAACAAATGCAAAATATTAGACGTACAGCGCATCAATCACAGGAAGTTGCCGCAATTGCAGAGCAAACATCTGCGAGTGCTCAAGAGGTAAACTCTGCATCGACGGAGCAAGCCTATGCGATTGAGCAAGTTGAGACGTTAGCAAGCGAGCTAAAACATCAGTCGAGTGAATTATATAAAGTTATTCAAAAGTTTGATCGTGTGAATTAATACAGCTATCAAAGTTAACAACAATGAATCGAAGAAATCATTTCGGATTCATTGTTGTTTTTTTGTTGGAAATTTGGGCTTATGCGATGAAGTGTTCGAATTTTCGTCAGTATTCGCAATTTGAACGATACCTACAAAAAATGTAAGTTATATGTAAATCACGAATATTATCGGTTATTAATTGTTAAATTAGCATAAAAAACTAACGATTATACAATTGTTAGCTAGAATATTCGTGTTTTGTGGCGAAATCAGAAAATTTATTAATGAAAAACATGTTATTCTAATGGAAGAAATGGTACACTGTTGTTGAATATAAATGAAAAGAGGGAACCCACTTGAAAATTGCGATTTCTTCCGATCATGGTGGCAATAATTTACGTAAAGAAATTATGGCACTATTAGACGAATTGTCGATTAGCTATGAAGATTTTGGACCAAAAACAAATGATTCAGTAGATTATCCAGATTATGCACGCCCTGTTGCAGAAAAAGTAGCAGCTGGAGAATTTGATCGCGGCATTCTAATTTGTGGAACAGGGATTGGTATTTCCATTGCAGCGAATAAGTTTAAAGGGATTCGTTGTGCTCTAGTACATGATGTATTTTCAGCAAAAGCAACTCGTTGCCACAACGATTCCAACGTATTAGCGATGGGTGAGCGAGTAATTGGGCCAGGCCTTGCACGTGAAATCGTGGAAACTTGGTTAAATACAGAATTTGAAGGCGGACGTCATATTCGTCGTGTCGAAAAAATTTCTGAAATTGAAGGGTAATTGCCTATGACAAACTTACACCATTTGCAAAAGGATTTAGCACAAGTTTTACATGAATTCGAGCAACAAGTGAAGTTTACTAAAAAGCAATTATTTGTCATCGGTTGTTCTACCTCTGAAATCATCGGAGAAAAAATTGGAACTTCTGGTGCACTCGATGTTGCGCAAGTATTATATGAAGAATTTGCTCGTTTTGCGCAAAAGCATGATCTTTATTTAGTTTTTCAAGGCTGTGAGCATATCAATCGCGCGCTTACGATGGAGGCAGATGCCGCAACACTTTACCAACTAGAACCTGTCTCAGTTGTACCTGTAAGAACAGCAGGAGGTTCTATGTCTGCGTATGCATATACACAAATGCAGGAACCAGTTGTTGTGGAGGTTGTAAAGGCACATGCAGGAATCGATATTGGGCAAACACTTATTGGTATGCATTTAAAAGCAGTAGCTGTACCTATCCGAACATCTAAAAAAATGTTGGGTGAAGCAGTTATTACATTAGCTACAACACGTCCGAAGCTTATCGGCGGAGAACGTGCACAATATTAACTTACTAAAATAGGAAACACCGATAATTCGGAACAAAATTTAGGGGGATTTATACACATGGCATACGAAAACTTAGCAGTACAAGACAAAGCAATTTTGGACGCAATTCTGTTAGAGAAAAAACGTCAAAATACAAACATCGAGTTAATCGCTTCAGAAAACTTCGTATCAGAAGCAGTAATGGAAGCACAAGGTTCTTATTTAACAAATAAATATGCTGAAGGCTACCCAGGCAAACGCTATTATGGTGGCTGTGAGCATGTTGACGTAGTAGAAGATATCGCGCGCGATCGTGCAAAAGAATTATTCGGTGCAGCATATGTAAACGTACAACCACACTCAGGTGCTCAAGCGAACATGGCTGTTTACCATACAATTTTACAACCAGGTGACACAGTTTTAGGGATGAACCTTTCACACGGTGGTCACTTAACACACGGTTCACCAGTAAACTTCTCTGGTATCCTTTACAACTTCGTAGAGTATGGTGTTACAGAAGATACGCAAACAATCGATTATAACGATGTTCGTGAAAAAGCATTAGCTTCTAAACCAAAATTAATCGTTGCGGGTGCTTCTGCATACCCACGTGAAATTGACTTCGCTAAATTCCGTGAAATCGCGGATGAAGTAGGCGCATACTTCATGGTAGATATGGCGCACATCGCGGGATTAGTAGCGACTGGTGAGCATATGTCTCCAATCCCATATGCAGATTTCGTAACAACAACGACGCATAAAACATTACGTGGTCCACGTGGTGGTATGATTTTAACAAATGATGCGAAATGGGAAAAAGAATTAAATAAATCAGTATTCCCAGGTATTCAAGGTGGTCCATTAATGCACGTAATCGCTGCAAAAGCGGTAGCATTTGGTGAAGCATTACAACCTGAATTCAAAGAGTATGCAAAACAAATTAAAGTAAACGCAAAAGCATTAGCACAAAGCTTAATGGATGAAGGTGTTGAAATCGTATCAGGTGGCACAGATAACCACTTACTATTATTAAACGTAAAATCTTTAGGTTTAACAGGTAAAGTAGCTGAGCATGTCCTTGATGAAGTAGCGATTACAACAAATAAAAACACAATTCCTTACGATACAGAAAAACCATTCGTAACTTCAGGTGTTCGTGTAGGTACAGCAGCAATCACTTCTCGTGGCTTCAAAGAAGAAGATGCGGTTGAAGTAGGTAAAATTATTGCACTAGTACTAAAAAGCCCAGAAGACGAAGCGGTAAAAGCAGCAGCGCGCAAACGTGTAGATGCATTAACTGCAAAGTACCCATTATACGTTTAAGATAAACTTAACAAATCGCCCTCCTACCATTTGTGATAGGAGGGCGATTTTTATGCTGA is part of the Solibacillus sp. FSL K6-1523 genome and harbors:
- the glyA gene encoding serine hydroxymethyltransferase, which translates into the protein MAYENLAVQDKAILDAILLEKKRQNTNIELIASENFVSEAVMEAQGSYLTNKYAEGYPGKRYYGGCEHVDVVEDIARDRAKELFGAAYVNVQPHSGAQANMAVYHTILQPGDTVLGMNLSHGGHLTHGSPVNFSGILYNFVEYGVTEDTQTIDYNDVREKALASKPKLIVAGASAYPREIDFAKFREIADEVGAYFMVDMAHIAGLVATGEHMSPIPYADFVTTTTHKTLRGPRGGMILTNDAKWEKELNKSVFPGIQGGPLMHVIAAKAVAFGEALQPEFKEYAKQIKVNAKALAQSLMDEGVEIVSGGTDNHLLLLNVKSLGLTGKVAEHVLDEVAITTNKNTIPYDTEKPFVTSGVRVGTAAITSRGFKEEDAVEVGKIIALVLKSPEDEAVKAAARKRVDALTAKYPLYV
- a CDS encoding low molecular weight protein arginine phosphatase, with protein sequence MKIYFICTGNTCRSPMAEAILKHKKLKNVEVRSAGIYALEGSQMSENSSVILDQENLAHQHSAHQINGEDVAWADLILTMTIGHKEMLIRNFEGAYEKTYTLKEYATPYSARDVFDPYGGDVTLYKQTFEELKQAIDELEEKIVMGEKNE
- the rpiB gene encoding ribose 5-phosphate isomerase B, which produces MKIAISSDHGGNNLRKEIMALLDELSISYEDFGPKTNDSVDYPDYARPVAEKVAAGEFDRGILICGTGIGISIAANKFKGIRCALVHDVFSAKATRCHNDSNVLAMGERVIGPGLAREIVETWLNTEFEGGRHIRRVEKISEIEG
- a CDS encoding manganese efflux pump, which gives rise to MQEIITGVIMSFDVVALYLLTTNVRSKFLLALWTGALHAIFPLIGFYFGELLSGIFLDWTGRISSILLFFVGLQLLLSAKNNDVPVIPLYIVAILASFDTFSVSLSFGMLNLQKDVFIISAGVATFTLSYAALHFAQKSSILKSYIFKMAAGLLLIVLSVMLLEW
- a CDS encoding TIGR01440 family protein yields the protein MTNLHHLQKDLAQVLHEFEQQVKFTKKQLFVIGCSTSEIIGEKIGTSGALDVAQVLYEEFARFAQKHDLYLVFQGCEHINRALTMEADAATLYQLEPVSVVPVRTAGGSMSAYAYTQMQEPVVVEVVKAHAGIDIGQTLIGMHLKAVAVPIRTSKKMLGEAVITLATTRPKLIGGERAQY
- a CDS encoding methyl-accepting chemotaxis protein translates to MNSQRKMFNLRRKLVLFVGILALVTYSTSFVFIEFIQPMFFKSVNSSLFQIITYSLGIFWSCALAAIFSVILVRPLQRLEKSANSVAEGKIGKDVEMPKTNDEIRNVAEAFQLMVTNLRKMVEGIEDNFKKTDSTIVNLSDQTTSVARNSEHITHNISHISSGAEASAIAIQETVEALEEVRELATEINNRAVDSADHSKRIISNLSNTTDAIQSTVNSIQKIATDNKNALGNIHELEKNAEQIERIIGLVGDIAGQTNLLALNASIEAARAGEHGKGFAVVAEEVRGLADESAKAVQGITTLIQTMQQNVTVVVKQMNEQVAFAVNESSRVSETTAAVEGMSKGIYEMADAVVTISQLIDQQMQNIRRTAHQSQEVAAIAEQTSASAQEVNSASTEQAYAIEQVETLASELKHQSSELYKVIQKFDRVN
- a CDS encoding L-threonylcarbamoyladenylate synthase translates to METKQLHVDENVDNSENYAQAVDVLNKSGVVAFPTETVYGLGAVATDEEAVKKIFAAKGRPSDNPLIVHIGTIEELTYYTYDIPEVAKICMEHFWPGPLTIVMKAKPDILAPSVTAGLQTVGIRMPDHPVALKLLQQLKKPLAAPSANRSGKPSPTKASHVYEDLAGIIPCILDGGITGIGVESTVLDVTLDSPVILRPGGVTKEMLEQVIGPVLEPDFEQQQIESTPKAPGMKYTHYAPDAPVFLIEPNEETVQQAITHLKLQGHRVALLAPENFNKITVEYYFTFGNANEIEQMSAALYDVLRACDKTDATVILATSTTREGVGTAIMNRLEKAAGGNWFQLQKQ